The Candidatus Marsarchaeota archaeon DNA segment GACATAGGGCTTTTTGCGGTAGCAGCTGCAGCGGCTTTCGTAGCGTACGGTGCGCTTGTTTATGAAAAATTGTCAAAAAAGTCAGGGCAGAAGAAGGAGCCACAAGCATGAGCTTCTGCCTTGCACTCCAAAGATACGGCTGATTACAGGCTTATAATAACAATCAGTATTAACGCGACCACAATCATGTAAATGGCCGATAGTTTCATGAATTTCAGGATTCCTATGCCCCTTCCCTGCCTGTAGGCTATGAAGTTGGCTAGCGATGCTATCAGCGTGCCATTGCCTCCAACATTGACACCCCAGCCCAATGGCAGGAAGAGCGAGCTCTTCTGCAGCAGCACTGTTGCCGGCACATTGCTTATGAACTGCGATATGAGCAGCGCGTACAGGAACATGCCTAAGCTTCCTGAGGGGTGGATAGCAGGCAATATAGTGCTTGCTGAGTTTATCACCAGGAATATGAGCACGAAGGACATTATTAGGAAGAAGTCTATCCTGGTTATGGTATAAGCTTTTGACAAGCTTCTGGGCTTGAATGCAAGCATGAGCAGTACCGAAGCTGCGGAGAGCGCGAGGAACGCCGATGCGCCGAGGCCTGCAAGGAAGCACCCTACGTCAACCACGAAAAGCAGCAGCGAGGAGTAGAACAGGGTTTTCCCGTAAGCCTTTGGCGTGCTGCCAGATATGCGCCTGCTATCCTTGCCTATCATGAGCGTGAAGACCAGCAGCACAGCCATCGACACTGCAAATGCCGGGGCCATCGCATACAGGAATCCGGCAGCCGAAAGCGCATAGTGCCTGAACATTATTATGTTCTGCGGGTTCCCGAAAGGCGTCAGCATGG contains these protein-coding regions:
- a CDS encoding SLC13 family permease, which gives rise to MLKQLYSLVKKEPIFFALLVAYLLLLAYNVHFLNAGLVEWNTVAIIASFIIINTGLLVSGGIDFVAGMVLSKVGSVRNLYVFSVIVTVVLSMFITNDASLIVLVPLTVSMGRLSGRNLSGIIVLQAISANVGSMLTPFGNPQNIIMFRHYALSAAGFLYAMAPAFAVSMAVLLVFTLMIGKDSRRISGSTPKAYGKTLFYSSLLLFVVDVGCFLAGLGASAFLALSAASVLLMLAFKPRSLSKAYTITRIDFFLIMSFVLIFLVINSASTILPAIHPSGSLGMFLYALLISQFISNVPATVLLQKSSLFLPLGWGVNVGGNGTLIASLANFIAYRQGRGIGILKFMKLSAIYMIVVALILIVIISL